Proteins from a single region of Pseudomonas sp. 10S4:
- the prmB gene encoding 50S ribosomal protein L3 N(5)-glutamine methyltransferase: MITSRLRTLRDHIRWAVSRFHGEDLFFGHGTDNAWDEARQLVLGALHLPWEIADSYLDCNLEDDELVNLQRLLKRRIEERIPTAYLLGEAWFCGMSFIVDERVLIPRSPIGELIEKRFAPWLGTDPARILDLCTGSGCIGIACAYEFQNAEVVLADLSFEALEVANQNIERHGVDERVYTVQGDGFDGLPGQRFDLIVSNPPYVDAEDFADMPDEYQHEPELGLACGDDGLNLVRRMLAEAANHLTEKGLLIVEVGNSQVHVEALYPEVDFAWLDFERGGHGVFMLTAEQCRDHQAVFASRV; encoded by the coding sequence GTGATCACTTCCCGACTTCGTACCCTGCGTGACCATATCCGTTGGGCCGTCAGCCGCTTCCATGGGGAGGATCTGTTTTTCGGCCATGGGACCGACAACGCCTGGGACGAAGCCCGTCAACTGGTGCTGGGTGCGCTGCACCTGCCGTGGGAAATTGCCGACAGCTATCTGGACTGCAATCTGGAAGACGATGAGCTGGTCAATCTGCAACGCTTGCTCAAGCGTCGTATCGAAGAACGCATTCCTACTGCGTACTTGTTGGGCGAGGCCTGGTTCTGCGGCATGTCGTTCATCGTCGATGAGCGGGTGCTGATCCCGCGTTCACCGATTGGCGAGCTGATCGAAAAGCGCTTCGCTCCGTGGCTGGGCACCGACCCGGCGCGGATTCTTGACCTGTGCACCGGTTCCGGTTGCATCGGTATCGCCTGTGCCTACGAATTCCAGAACGCCGAAGTGGTGCTGGCCGACCTGTCGTTCGAAGCGCTGGAAGTGGCCAACCAGAACATCGAGCGCCATGGCGTCGATGAGCGGGTGTACACGGTTCAGGGCGATGGCTTTGATGGCTTGCCGGGGCAACGTTTCGACCTGATCGTGTCGAACCCGCCCTACGTCGATGCGGAAGATTTCGCGGACATGCCGGACGAATACCAGCACGAACCGGAATTGGGCCTGGCCTGCGGTGACGACGGTTTGAACCTGGTACGCCGGATGCTCGCCGAAGCGGCGAATCACCTGACCGAGAAGGGCTTGCTGATTGTCGAAGTGGGCAACAGCCAGGTTCACGTCGAAGCGCTGTACCCGGAAGTCGACTTCGCCTGGCTTGATTTCGAGCGCGGTGGGCATGGGGTGTTCATGTTGACGGCGGAGCAGTGCCGCGATCATCAAGCGGTGTTTGCTTCTCGCGTCTGA